One region of Eupeodes corollae chromosome 1, idEupCoro1.1, whole genome shotgun sequence genomic DNA includes:
- the LOC129940614 gene encoding uncharacterized protein LOC129940614 codes for MFSMCSKVKPRNSPSIQLQQHQHPTGAVGKQVKGGYLLRYKKQLLWNRWSEEWVVLYDDSTMAWFTEPGRSSPAGKILVKEAPEMLAIAHWTGQIPRRPPLPEGCAVSQLIALGSRRKKSKVYWMLAKSEQEVSEWIKAITKTLPPPPQIELVVDKPHLMNVLRRPLVRIRPATANEVKARKNQSQSSQAQAVAPVPVQNPLVKSDAAVAVLSKKPDSKASLACVLPWGHGWGWATLPNGVWSGGLTWSQCEDTFTLHALPTTHCTNLVDAVACNGAIYHTDIGGFDFHSTGVEDLGGEDFDYAMDCGDFIF; via the exons GTGCAGTGGGGAAGCAAGTCAAAGGCGGTTATTTATTAAGATACAAAA AACAGCTCTTGTGGAATCGGTGGTCAGAAGAATGGGTTGTCTTATACGATGACTCAACTATGGCCTGGTTTACG gaACCAGGACGATCATCTCCAGCGGGAAAAATCCTAGTCAAGGAAGCTCCTGAAATGTTGGCAATCGCGCATTGGACTGGTCAAATACCTCGAAGGCCGCCTCTACCAGAAGGCTGTGCCGTCTCGCAACTAATAGCACTTGGATCAAGGCGAAAAAAATCCAAAGTATATTGGATGCTAGCGAAATCTGAACAAGAAGTTAG TGAATGGATAAAGGCTATTACAAAAACG TTACCACCGCCACCACAAATTGAATTAGTAGTGGATAAGCCACATTTGATGAATGTTCTACGTAGACCATTGGTTCGAATTAGAC CTGCCACTGCTAACGAAGTTAAAGCTCGAAAAAATCAGTCCCAAAGTTCTCAAGCCCAAGCGGTAGCGCCAGTTCCAGTTCAGAATCCTCTTGTGAAGAGTGATGCAGCCGTGGCTGTACTTAGTAAAAAACCAGACTCAAAAGCGTCTTTAGCTTGTGTCCTACCATGGGGTCATGGTTGGGGTTGGGCTACATTACCAAATGGTGTTTGGAGCGGCG gTTTAACTTGGTCTCAATGCGAAGATACATTTACCCTGCATGCCTTACCAACCACCCACTGCACCAATCTTGTCGATGCTGTTGCATGCAACGGAGCAATTTACCACACCGACATAGGTGGCTTTGACTTTCATTCCACAGGCGTTGAAGATCTCGGCGGTGAAGATTTCGACTACGCAATGGATTgtggagattttattttttaa